A genomic region of Eucalyptus grandis isolate ANBG69807.140 chromosome 5, ASM1654582v1, whole genome shotgun sequence contains the following coding sequences:
- the LOC104444842 gene encoding U-box domain-containing protein 43 yields MTLDVVTNASLAPASEALSQTMEYIVDVIVASNDVLVEKESFKVLTTYLQRIVPVIKELSRKEISNSQSLLAAIEILNREVNNAKRLTRECSKRSKVYLLMNCRKIVKSLESSMREISRGLSLLPLASLDLSSNISEDIRILCDNMEKAELRAASAEEEVLEKIESGIQERTVDRSYANNLLVCIAEAVGVSTEKTSLRREFDEFKSEIENAQLRKDQAEAIQMEQIIALLERADAISSPKEREIKYFTKRKSLGTQPLEPLQSFYCPITRDVMVDPVETSSGHTFERSAIEKWFAEGNNMCPLTMTPIDASILRPNKTLRQSIEEWKDRNNMITIASIKKKLESDDEEEVNHCLEQLQDLCEQRDVHREWVIMEDYIPILIELLRSKGRDIRDIKSHVLVILCLVARDTDHAKERIASVENAIEVIVGSLGRREMKLAVRLLLELSKNSSIRGRLGKVQGCILLLVTMSRGDDIQAAKDAEELLDNLSFSDQNVVQMAKANYFKYFLQRLSSGPEDVKRTIAKALAEMELTDHNKASLYEGGVLNPLLHLIEHVDYQVKEVAIKALYTLSTLPKNGLQMIEDGAVGPLLDVLFNHSSSSLSLRETVAATIMQLAMSTLSQESGLTQSLFLESENIFKLFSLTIFSSPNVQECILRTFHALCQSPCGTNVRTKLRQCSVIQALVQLCELDRLNVRANAVKLLYFLVDESDEAIIAEHVGERCVETLLKIIAKLPEATSSSDVEEVASAVGIIAKLPEESQFTEWLQDKGAFPVILNLLQTPRQNNSQSSKLVENAVGAISRFTVSTNQEMQKRAAKEGLIPLLVQFLNFGTSLTKRRASMCLAQFSCSSSQLSRTILKRRGFWCFSSPMESGCSVHGGICSVESSFCLIEANAVEPLVGVLDEADLDACEASLDALLTLIEGQKLQSGSKVLVEANMIPPMIKFLVSPSSSLQEKSLEALERIFRLPELKLRYGPLAQMPLVDLTQRGSSRMKSLAARILAHLNVLPDQSSYF; encoded by the exons ATGACATTGGACGTGGTCACTAATGCATCATTGGCTCCTGCATCCGAAGCCCTTTCTCAAACGATGGAGTACATTGTTGATGTTATAGTTGCTTCCAATGACGTTCTCGTTGAGAAGGAAAGTTTTAAGGTACTCACTACTTACTTGCAAAGGATTGTCCCAGTAATTAAAGAACTGAGTCGGAAAGAAATCAGTAATTCTCAAAGCTTGCTAGCTGCAATTGAGATTCTCAATAGAGAAGTCAACAATGCCAAGCGACTTACGAGGGAGTGCAGCAAGAGGAGCAAAGTGTATCTTTTAATGAATTGTCGCAAAATTGTGAAAAGCTTGGAGAGCAGCATGAGAGAGATCAGTAGAGGACTAAGCCTCCTCCCGTTGGCATCATTGGATCTCTCTTCTAATATAAGTGAAGACATCAGGATTCTATGTGACAATATGGAGAAGGCGGAGCTTCGGGCTGCTTCAGCTGAAGAAGAGGTTCTAGAGAAAATTGAATCCGGAATACAGGAGAGGACAGTTGACAGATCCTACGCAAACAATTTGCTGGTTTGTATTGCAGAGGCAGTTGGTGTATCTACTGAGAAGACATCCCTAAGGAGAGAATTTGATGAGTTCAAGAGTGAGATTGAAAATGCCCAGCTGCGGAAGGATCAGGCAGAAGCTATACAGATGGAGCAGATCATTGCTTTGTTAGAAAGGGCAGATGCTATTTCATCTCCTAAGGAGAGGGAGATAAAATACTTCACCAAGCGGAAGTCTTTGGGAACTCAACCACTGGAACCGCTCCAGTCATTTTACTGCCCGATCACTCGAGATGTCATGGTGGACCCTGTGGAGACATCATCTGGACATACTTTTGAGCGAAGCGCAATAGAAAAATGGTTTGCAGAAGGGAATAACATGTGTCCTCTGACAATGACTCCTATAGATGCATCCATTTTACGGCCAAATAAAACTCTGCGACAATCTATTGAAGAATGGAAGGACCGAAACAACATGATTACAATTGCTTCCATCAAAAAGAAGCTTGAGTCAGAcgatgaagaagaagtgaaTCATTGCCTTGAGCAGCTACAAGATCTCTGTGAACAAAGAGATGTGCATCGAGAGTGGGTAATAATGGAGGACTACATACCCATATTGATCGAACTTCTGCGTTCAAAAGGTCGAGATATTCGAGACATTAAAAGTCATGTTCTCGTTATTCTGTGCTTAGTGGCAAGGGATACTGATCATGCTAAG GAAAGAATTGCAAGTGTTGAAAACGCAATTGAAGTCATCGTTGGTTCTCTTGGACGCCGTGAGATGAAGTTAGCTGTAAGATTATTGCTGGAATTATCGAAAAATAGTTCTATAAGAGGCCGTCTGGGGAAGGTCCAAGGATGCATACTTCTTTTGGTGACCATGTCAAGGGGTGATGATATTCAAGCTGCAAAAGATGCAGAAGAGCTACTGGATAATCTGTCCTTCTCAGATCAGAATGTTGTGCAGATGGCAAAGGCAAATTACTTCAAGTATTTTCTGCAGCGTCTTTCTTCCG GACCGGAGGATGTCAAAAGAACCATTGCAAAGGCTTTGGCAGAAATGGAGTTGACTGACCACAACAAGGCATCTCTTTATGAGGGTGGAGTGTTGAATCCCCTCCTTCACTTGATTGAACATGTTGACTATCAGGTGAAAGAAGTGGCTATCAAGGCTCTCTACACCCTCTCGACTTTACCGAAAAATGGGCTCCAGATGATAGAAGATGGAGCAGTTGGTCCCTTACTTGATGTTCTCTTTAATCACAGCTCATCATCCTTGAGCTTGCGTGAAACAGTAGCTGCCACCATCATGCAACTTGCTATGTCAACCTTGTCTCAAGAGTCAGGTCTGACACAGAGTTTGTTCTTGGaatcggaaaatattttcaagctCTTTTCATTGACTATATTCTCTAGCCCTAACGTACAAGAGTGCATTCTTCGAACTTTTCATGCCCTGTGTCAATCCCCTTGCGGTACTAATGTCAGGACCAAATTGAGGCAG TGCTCTGTTATCCAAGCGTTGGTTCAGCTATGTGAGCTTGATAGGCTAAATGTTCGAGCAAATGCTGTAAagcttctctattttttggttGATGAAAGTGATGAGGCAATCATCGCAGAGCATGTAGGAGAAAGGTGCGTTGAGACATTACTCAAGATCATCGCCAAACTACCAGAAGCAACCTCCTCCAGTGATGTTGAGGAGGTTGCTTCTGCAGTTGGGATAATCGCCAAACTACCAGAGGAGTCTCAATTCACTGAATGGCTCCAGGATAAAGGAGCTTTCCCTGTTATTCTCAACTTACTGCAGACCCCCAGGCAGAACAATTCTCAAAGTAGTAAATTAGTGGAAAACGCTGTTGGAGCTATTAGTCGTTTCACTGTATCTACTAACCAGGAAATGCAAAAGAGAGCAGCTAAAGAGGGGCTTATTCCTTTATTGGTGcagtttttaaattttggaaCTAGTTTGACTAAAAGGCGTGCCTCCATGTGTCTTGCTCAGTTCTCGTGCAGCTCATCTCAATTGAGCAGGACAATACTAAAACGTAGAGGATTCTGGTGCTTCTCATCTCCTATGGAATCTGGTTGCTCAGTTCATGGAGGAATCTGTTCGGTGGAATCATCATTTTGCCTTATCGAAGCTAATGCTGTGGAACCTCTTGTGGGGGTTCTCGATGAGGCAGATCTTGATGCCTGCGAGGCTTCTTTAGATGCATTATTGACATTAATTGAGGGCCAAAAACTGCAAAGTGGCAGTAAGGTTCTTGTGGAAGCAAATATGATTCCTCCAATGATAAAGTTTCTTGTTTCCCCTTCCTCTAGTTTGCAGGAGAAATCATTAGAGGCATTGGAAAGGATTTTCCGGTTGCCAGAACTCAAACTGAGGTATGGACCATTGGCACAAATGCCTCTAGTTGACTTGACACAGCGTGGAAGCAGCAGAATGAAATCTTTGGCTGCCAGAATACTTGCTCACTTAAACGTGCTTCCTGATCAgtcttcttatttttaa
- the LOC104444841 gene encoding protein TIFY 5B — protein MRRSCNWQLSLQSASASLSPMDFHHRDRHPDQMEVSSRRQEEQQQLTIFYDGHVCVCDVTELQARAILVLASREMQERMKATPTVTSWPNSPSRTSPSAELYSPTGTGLSMKRSLQRFLQKRKLRFHATSPYHTDQ, from the exons ATGAGAAGGAGCTGTAACTGGCAGCTTAGTCTGCAGTCtgcttcagcttctctctctccaatggATTTCCATCACCGAGACCGTCATCCAGATCa GATGGAAGTGTCGAGTAGGAGGCAGGAAGAGCAGCAACAGCTGACCATATTCTACGATGGCCACGTTTGCGTTTGCGACGTTACTGAACTACAG GCGAGAGCAATTCTAGTGCTTGCAAGCAGAGAAATGCAGGAAAGAATGAAAGCTACACCGACCGTGACCTCATGGCCAAATTCACCAAGCAGAACATCACCATCGGCTGAGCTCTATAGCCCCACTGGCACCGGCCTTTCCATGAAGAGATCACTTCAGCGATTCCTGCAGAAAAGAAAGCTTCGCTTTCACGCTACATCTCCCTATCACACGGATCAGTAG